gacgatgcaacatccccccaatgaaaagcagggatgtcactagcacgttaagagaccatacaataagtgtcaggggcccgagactgttcaactgcctcccagcatacataagggagattaccaatagacccttggcagtcttcaagctggcactggacaagcacctaaagtcggtacctgaccagccaggctgtggctcgtacgttggtttgcgtgcagccagcagtaacagcctggttgatcaggttctgatccaccaggaggcctggtcacagaccgggccgcaggggcgttgacccccagaactctctccaggtaaactccaggtaaacacaggtgagtaataggtaataggtgagtacacacacacacacacacacacacacacacacacacacacacgagatgaTACCAAATGTTTTACAGAAATCTGAAATCAGAGGATGTGTATCTGTAATACATCTCTTCTATACTTTTTTTTACTTTTGTTGTAATGCAGCTATATTAAGCTGAAGGCACTAATGTGATTAGCACATACTTTCAGAGACGGCACTAGCGGAGATGGGGACGTCACTTCCCAAGGAGGGTGTTCACCTGGAAGACTTCAACCACCTGAAGTACACTATCAGCTTGAGAAGAGTGGGGCAGCAAGTGTTGTATCAGGTGTTCTTGTGGGGTTACATAGGAGGCTCCTGCACTCTTAAGAACACCCTCtttgccctccctcactactcgcAAAACAAGTTCAGCAAAGATTTTAATAACTCCCAACGTGAAAGAATCACCAGAGATGATTCAGTATCGGAATTTGATATCACGTTAATTTACAAGCTATTACAGTTAGTGTGTGGCTTGAGTGATCCCAGTGATTCAGTGTGGACAACGGAAGCTTCAGACTCGTTGGAATTTTGCTTGCATGGTATCAAAAAAAAGAGAAATGAATTAGCTCACGAAAATATACGCCTTTCTCCTAATGAATTGGTTGATGAATTGAATGCTCTGAGAACTTTGTTCACTCGGACAATTCAGAAAGCTGGGCAAACATATTCTATAGGTAAGTGTGAAGTGAACTCTGTGTTAGTTTCCGTCAACCGACAGTTAGATGCTATCCGAGATTCTCGTGTGCCATTGGAAACAGAAGCTGAATACCAGAGAGAACTATTAGCAAGCAGAAAAGCTCGCTTGATTGAAGAAGCAGGAAGTGAATCTTCACAAATTTTTAATGGTATTTGTCAAGTAAATGTGGCGCCCTGGCTGATGGAGGGAAGAAGTGTGAATGTTATGAAGGTGTTCATACACCCTAAATTAAAACGGGATGAAACGCAAATAATGCAAAGACAGTTATCGGTGGAGGAAAGTTACTTGTCAGTCAGTGATGTGCTACAGGCAAGAGAGTGTGACGGAACACAGCCTCATGTCACTCTACTCTGTGCTCTGGGTGGCATGGGGAAATCAACACTCTTGAAATATATAATAGACAGAGGAATAAATAAGACAGGCGATGTGGAACTGACAGATAATTTTGACCAGATACTCTTCATGGAATGTCGTCGTGCATCATTTTCCTCTCTAGATGCAATGTTGGCTTTCCTTCTACCTCGCACGGCAGCACTGTTGCAGCAATCTGAATTTAAGCGTACACTTCTGTCGCTTAATTTGCTTGTAATATTAGATGACGTTGATGAATTAAACAAGACATCTTTTTCTGTTTTCGAGGAATTTTTAAAGGTGATGTCACCTGGTACTCGAGTTATAGCTACCACTTCCAGAGAGACTTCAAAAATTATTCAAAGACAAATCTCTGCATTGCACAAACGAGCACTCGTTTTGGAAATTGAAGGTATACCAGACAACCAAACCATTACATTTATACAGCGAAGCTTGAGTTATATTTTCCCTAGCAACACGCATCACCATGAAAGTGAGACAGAACTTTTCCAGCTGATAAGAACAAAGCGGTCATGCCTGCAGGAACATCTTAGATCTCCAGAAATTCTCAGTCTACTTGCTCTAAGCTGGACGTTTGCTCCTGAGCGTCTTAACGCATCGTCCACTCTCACAGAGATCTTCATGTTAGTGGAAGATCTTCTCGTACATAAAGTTCTGCAAAATTTAACAGGCTCGTCACCGTGCGCTATAAGCACACAATCTATTGTCAGGGTTAATCTACGAAAATTTTTGATTTCACTGACTGGAGTAGCGGCTGAGTGCTTGAGGGCCGGAAAATTCTACATCGACCCAGAAGATCTCGTAAATTTAGCTGTAGAATGTCAAACCTTAAAACTGCCCGAGGAATATTTAATATCGGCGTTTATGAACTACACAGACGAGGGTGTTAACAGCCTTTCTACGAGGGGTTGCAAGGTGTCCTTTCCCCGACGGTCGACCCTGCAGTATTATGCTGCTTGGTCAGTCACCCAGAAGCTGCAAGAAGCACTGCCTTCTACAACCATTCGTCAAGTTCTTGGACTTCCCTCTTCTGGTACTGGTGAAGCTCATGATCCCAGTTTACGGTCAATGATGAAGTATCTTGTGGGAATGTTGGCTTTGCTTTTACCTTGCCAACTAAAGACTAGAGCAAAGGAAATCGTCTGTCTTTTAAAAGATTTAGGGGTAAAGAAGGCATCTCAGTGGCTAGAGTATATCGAGGAGGCAAAGGCGGAAGCTACAATCAAAGACGAAATATTAAAGGAAATGGGTGATGAATGGGAAGTAGAGGATTTTGCTATAACTTCAACTCTTGTTGATTTAAGCAAGGAAACTCAACCTCGTCATCTGTCTCTTGTCGCTACCAGGTGCCCAAGTAACTATccgcatttaaaaaaaattcttaaagtCTGTGCAGCCTCTCCTGAGCTAAGATTGTCGCTTCACCTATATCAGCACTTTTGGTCAGAGAAAATTAACTTGTCAGATAAGTTCTTGGACACTGTGACAAGTGGAGATTCACCATGCGTGATGGAACACTTTGCTGGACGTCTGAGTTCTACAGCCATCACCAGACTCCCAGCATCGCTGAAAAGGTTAGCTATCCACATCACTCCAGATATGTTGGAAACTCTCAAAACTACTCTTCCGTTGCTTAAAGCTTTGGAAATGCTGTATTTAAACTTAGATGCTTCTACAACAACGGATCCCAAAACAATTCCACCCTTGAATATCTCTGAGAGACCTATTGCACTTTCTGTGGACATATGGAAAATTACTAAGGCTACTGTTGAGTGGTCGTGTGATATCGTGAAAGCTCTGTCCAGAACTTACACACGCCTGGTTTTGCGAGGCAGTGAGCTAGACGCTGATGGTTGCGAGAGGTGGATGGAGGGTCTGCGACACAGAGGTGTCACCGCTTCCTGGCTGGTCGTGGGCTCCACCTCGCatatcacccaccaccaacaaactCATCTACAGCGATCTGCTGCTAAAATCAGGTGCGAAAAATTTATATGGATTAAAGTGTAAATATACATAATCAAATGGGCCCATATTGTATATACAATATGGGCCCAtactcaaggaccccaatggaaataaatgaaGGGCCCCAATGAAAATTAATCActttcttttactttacatgttacTATACAAAACAGTAGTAAAAATCTAAACTTGTGcaatgtacctgaataaacttaacttAGTTCGGTTACAACTAGACAAATAAAAACAGTTAACTGGTCGAGTACATCAATGATCAAAAAATGTTATACGGTAAAACAAGATTCGATTTCTTATTTTTAGTACTGCTTAAAGAGGTTGATGAGaataatacatacatacttatatatatatatatatatatatatatatatatatatatatatatatatatatatatatatgtgtgtgtgtgtgtgtgtgtgtgtgtgtgtgtgtgtgtgtgtgtgtgtgtgtgtgtgtgtgtgtgtgtgtgtgtgtgttagttaccatttggtcctaggcacatgtcgattagacactaggcctgttgtatgtgcatgcatgtgtgtgttagtgtgtgtgtgtgtgttagttagttaccatttggtcctaggcacatgtcgattagacactaggcctgttgtatgtgcatgcatgtgtgtgtgtgtgtgtgtgtgtgtgtgtgtgtgtgtgtgtgtgtgtgtgtgtgtgtgtgtgtgtgtgtgtgtgtgtgtactcacctaattgtgtgtgtgtgtgtgtgtgtgtgttatatgtggcattttgccaagaagaggtgttggtaatgaatggttgtccagagcaattggtattaattgttggctggataaacactgtaaggataatgcagtaccattcattgacaactgggacaacttctatggccgaaatgacatgtatgccagggatggggttcacttatccagggcaggtgtgggctttcttgctagttcagttcagggggttgttaggactttaaacttggattagttagaggtatgggtttagaaatgataaacaATGAGTATGGATACATTGACCCATGCTCCGATATCAAGAACCCTAATAGCAACTGTCATGGAGCAGCTCTGGGCAATGATAaattcagaaattgtgtaaaatcaaagatcaataggaaaaatgtgcagaagaaaaaacatatgatggtattccATGccaacagtcgaagtgcaagaaacaaaattaatgaactacgcttggtagcatgtgctgggaaccctgatatcattgcattaactgaaacgtggtatgattcaAAGAGTCGGGACACGACTGCTGAGCGTAATATTCAGGGATCTAAGTTGTTCAATGttgatagatgtaatgggaaggggggaggagttgcattatatgttcgagaaaatattaattgttgcataaaaacaggtataaaaatagatggagcagtaacagaatctgtttgggtagagtttgcagagggtcaagaaaaaccaattccaggtgtaatataccgacctccaggcttggatcacgatagagggagacttctttgggacgaaattgttagggcttctagacacaataacatagtcatagttggggactttaattttggccaaattgactggaattctttgacaggtaatctagagtccagtgactatggaaacagttcaggactgttttccgAAGCAGTGCGTAAcggagcctaccaggggtaacaacctgctagacctagtcttgtcaaataaggaaacactcgtaaataatttggagatcactgaagagcttggcgcaagtgatcacaaatccatcacttttagcattaactgggaatgcaagaatattGATAATACaataaaaatccctgattttcgttctgccgattataatggacttagggaacacctgtctaatcttgattggggttatctagctaatgattttattgacgatgatcatacttatgattatgaagggatctgcttttatgattgttttcttaataatgtacaccgtgcccagagtatatacattccccagagagaaattaggtctaataacaacgatcccaaatgggttaacagtaggttgaagcatctattaggggagaaaaggggaatttataggcgcatcagaagaggagaggttaaccttactgaccaatatgttcagcttaaaagagaagtaaaaaaggggattagaaaggctaaacgtgactatgaaattagagttgctaatgaatcaaagactaatccaaaggggttctttcaagtgtataggacgaaggtgaaggaaaaagtaggacctctgaaaattgggaatggacagctgacggataatgaactggaaatgtgttccctatttaatgactattttttgtcagtttttacacaggaagatgtaaatgagattccagtaattaacaattatttagttcctgatgaatttaaattaactaatattactgtcacgagggacatggttattaaacagatagacaaactgaagcaaaataagtcccctggacctgatgagctgttttccagggtacttaaggaatgcaagatggagctccgtcagccattaacgagtgtattcaatacgtccatccttaccggtgttgtgccagagttgtggaagatggccaatgcggctcctatattcaaatcaggggacaagtccactccttcaaattaccgtccaataagcccgacatctatagtgggcaagttattagaatcaactatagctgacattatcagaagtcacctcgaagagcataacttgataaatgaatcccagcatggattcacgagaggtcgttcctgcccgacaaacttactgacgttcttcaatagaacatttgaggcagttgacagtgataaggaatatgatattgtttatttggattttagtaaagccttcgatagagtacctcacaagagacctgtgtgtgtgtatgtgtgtgtgtgtgtatgtgtgtgtgtgtgtatgtgtgtgtgtgtgtatgtgtgtgtgtgtgtgtgtgtgtgtgtgtgtgtgtgtgtgtgtgtgtgtgtgtgtgtgtgtgtgtgtgtgtgtgtgtgtgtgtgtgtgtcgggcgatcttaacaatgcaagagaagccacggggggtggaaatttttagctcaagtactttcacacttcttagtgtgtcatcaggagctaggcagtgttgcaagagagcaactaaagcagggagagagttttCTCAAGAGTAGCATAGTGCGGATGTGTCACCAGCTACGATTACCCTTAgaatggtcggtgccaaccccacccttccaccatccccctactccccatatggggtaggatggtttctgagatgtcaagtatgaaatcacaagaaactaaatgtaaattatgtgatcaggcatatggtcactgtcttgaacactatgtgcttaatagtccacttattgaggaatacagagacagacagtataataacctatgtgacatgtcaagatatcttattaatgaaaataagataccagatatactaagcaaatttcctaaatttgcttgtaacagataagtgaactatagatatgtagatataaatccatatgtattcctgttaaccctttggggcctagttcctaggccttttgtgtatccatatgctctcgcgctaccgtccacaggatggatatggggtgcacaataaactagccacttcggtggcaaaatctaatctaagatataatagccagcccAAAGCTTATTCTAGTCGTTTATAATAGGTCATGTGAtttgagaaaatacgtttctcgTTGGATACTATACACATGGATTgttattattctgtgtaacctttttaaataataaaagaaaagaatagaatgtgctctttgtccatttaaatgtcctgctctggggTACCGAATGTTCTGTCgaggtactcagaagtatctcttcctaaatattgtttACTATTCTTCTCAGTGTCGGTTAATGCGCCTGACTTGGAAATCTTCTTTGCCTTTctaataatatttctatgatctaaatttCCAATTTCTGCTAATACCCTTTAATCTCTCCTTGTGTTATCTTGTAATCTTGTGTGTTTgtttccagttccccgaattaagcctgaatgccttccacatccccccccccccaggcgctgtataatcctccggctttagcgcttcccccttgattataataataataatgtgtgtttgtcactgtatggtacactAACAGCTAAACGTGTTATATAACCATTCACAACTGACGTGGTATGAAGTTTTGGTGTGTAGCTGACCAAGTAAACAGCCATTTTAATAAACACCTTAAGGAAAGGGCAAGCCTAGGATTGTCTCTCCAAGGGCTTTGACGAAGTTTCGGAGCAGGAAACCCTTTTTCCCCCATGGCTTGGACGACAGTAGAGTACCCAACAGGACAGGGGAATGGGCGGGTGTAGGtgacctccccttccccagggCTTGGACGACAGTAGAGTACCCAACAGGACAGGGGAATGGGCGGGTGTAGGtgacctccccttccccagggCTTGGACGACAGCAGAGTAACCAACAGGACAGGGGAATGGGCGCGTGTAGGtgacctccccttccccagggCTTGGACGACAGTAGAGTACCCAACAGGACAGGGGAATGGGCGGGTGTAGGtgacctccccttccccagggCTTGGACGACAGCAGAGTAACCAACAGGACAGGGGAATGGGCGGGTGTAGGtgacctccccttccccagggCTTGGACGACAGTAGAGTACCCAACAGGACAGGGGAATGGGCGGGTGTAGGtgacctccccttccccagggCTTGGACGACAGTAGAGTACCCAACAGGACAGGGTAATGGGCGTGTGTAGGtgacctccccttccccagggCTTGGACGAGGCTTGGCGAGCCAGCGAGTCTACGAAATGGATCGTAAAACTTAAAAGGTTAATAGGTGACCAGAGGGAAAGATGTGCATGCTGGTGGGCAGGGTAGGTACCTGGGCGATGTCTAGGGAAGGTGCCTGGGGCGATGTCTAGGGGAGATACCTGGGTCGATGTCTAGGGGAGGTACCTGGGGAGATGTCTAGTGATGATACCTGGGGTAATATCTGAGGGAGGAACCTGGAGATGTTTAGGGGTGGTACCTGGGGTGTTGTCTAGGGGTGGGATCTGGAGAAGTGAGGAGGGATGGTACCTGAGTGATGTCTGTGGAAGGTACCTGGGATAATGTTTTGGTGGGAGATGCTGAGGGTAATACTAGCTGTAAGAGTGTTTGAGTGAGGCATTGTATGtaaagattctctctctctctctctctctctctctctctctctctctctctctctctctctctctctctctcatatggcAAGTGGTGGaacagagagagggggggagggaaggtagcgaaGGAAGGGACGGTATAGATATAATGCATATGGAGAATAATAATGACATAGCGAGAACAATATCTAGATattttttcctgtcatactccatcacataggatggctTTCATACATAATGTTGAAATCTtgcagcctgagctgagagactcgtGAGGGAATGGAAGGAGACGGGgtggaaaggaaataaagtgtagAGGGGATAAGTAGTGagcaacggagggacactcctaATCTTGAACAGCATTTTAAACATTATGACGGTAGTTCCCTGTGAAGATAACTTTAGCAATAACAAAAAAACTTTGCAACTAACGTATTTCAAAGGATATGAAATTTACAAGGTACACTGCTCCACCCTTCTACTTATTTTTTAATTACCCGCAAGATAAGTGTGGACATTTAGGAGTGTTAATTTTTTGGATAATTATTTTGAATTCACgggatcaccgcccccgcggcacCATCTCTGACCTGATGAGTCATGTTGTTGAACTGTGCAACTGGCAGTAAGACGGCTGACAACAGTTTGATTTTACAAAGAATAAGGTACGTTACCTCTTGAAGATAAGAATCTGTTAGTAATTCTCCGTATATTTGAAGGAAAAATATTAATGTTTAGGTCTTTTATGCTTATAACATTCTCTTAGTGTCCTTAACccgtaaactgtccaaacgtagatctacgttttttcaacatttgaaagtatgtaaaaaaatgtaattttttttttttacatttgaaaacgtgtaaaacaaactttgatctacgtttttgttttgttatatttgaaaatatgtaaaaaaaaaaaaacgtgtactcacctagttgaggttgcgggggtcgagtccgagctcctggccccgcctcttcactgatcgctactaggtcactctccctgagccgtgagctttatcatacctctgcttaaagctatgtatggatcctgcctccactacatcgcttcccaaactattccacttactcactactctgtggctgaagaaatacttcctaacatccctgtgattcatctgtgtcttcagcttccaactgtgtccccttgttactgtgtccaatctctggaacatcctgtctttgtccaccttgtcaattcctctcagtattttgtatgtcgttatcatgtccccccctatctctcctgtcctccagtgtcgtcaggttgatttcccttaacctctcctcgtaggacatacctcttagctctgggactagtcttgttgcaaacctttgcactttctctagtttcttcacgtgattggctaggtgtgggttccaaactggtgccgcatactccaatatgggcctaacgtacactgtgtacagggtcctgaatgattccttattaagatgtcggaatgctgttctgaggtttgctaggcgcccatatgctgcagcagttatttggttgatgtgcgcttcaggagatgtgcctggtgttatactcaccccaagatctttttccttgagtgaggtttgtagtctctgaccccctagaccagtggttcccaaactgggggtaaattaccccctgggggtaatttaaccatttttggggggtaatggaggggtgacagaaaaaaagttatgaattctgaaaatcaagaaaacaatgcggtacccggtatgaggattattgttaactttgtcttagtatataaagttgtaaagtaaacctattataagtaagtaataaagttaaacaaaataacaataaacatcaaaaactaatatacagtattagaaaagaagaaatatatagctaagtgtgtggaaacccaaaagtattttgacaagtatgcttcaggacaaaagtcactcagtagctcagatcgacctgtccagtacacgtcactcacttcctgaggctgcctctatttcacactgtcagtttatctgtgagcatcagccgaggtagacataagctggtatgtatgtgtactgccctgtgcagtatatagttagtatttacccactgttactgtgaatttgtagctattattaattttatatataatgtatgtgtgtttttacgttttcaatggttttgctaggattagcagagtatgcgaggctgtatacgttcacgtttagccatatatatcaataataacaacattttgtgaaaggggtaacatgctttatgtggcatgttaaattgggtaacaagctgaaaaagtttgggaaccactgccctagactgtactccgtctgcggccttctttgcccttccacaatcttcatgactttgcacttggtgggattgaactccaggagccaattgctggaccaggtctgcagcctgtccagatccctttgtagttctgcctggtcttcgatcgagtgaattcttctcatcaacttcacgtcatctgcaaacagggacacctcagagtctattccttccgtcatgtcgttcacaaataccagaaacagcactggtcctaggactgacccctgcgggaccccgctggtcacaggtgcccactctgacacctcgccacgtaccatgactcgctgctgtcttcctgacaagtattccctgatccattgtagtgccttccctgttatccctgcttggtcctccagtttttgcaccaatctcttgtgtggaactgtgtcaaacgccttcttgcagtccaagaaaatgcaatccacccacccctctctctcttgtcttactgctgtcaccatgtcatagaactccagtaggtttgtgacacaggatttcccgtccctgaaaccatgttggctgctgttgatgagatcgttcctttctagatgttccaccactcttctcctgataatcttctccatgattttgcatactatacatgtcagtgacactggtctgtagtttaatgcttcatgtctgtctccttttttaaagattgggactacatttgctgtcttccacgcctcagacaatctccctgtttcgatagatgtattgaatattgttgttaggggtacacatagcgcctctgctccctctctcaatacccatggggagatgttatctggccccattgcctttgaggtatctagctcactcagaagcctcttcacttcttcctcggttgtgtgcactgtgtccagcacttggtggtgtgccccacctctcgttctttctggagtcccttctgtctcctctgtgaacacttctttgaatctcttgttgagttcttcacatacttcacggtcatttcttgttgtctctcctccttccttccttagcctgattacctggtcct
This genomic stretch from Cherax quadricarinatus isolate ZL_2023a chromosome 22, ASM3850222v1, whole genome shotgun sequence harbors:
- the LOC128689755 gene encoding uncharacterized protein, translated to MSIAAETALAEMGTSLPKEGVHLEDFNHLKYTISLRRVGQQVLYQVFLWGYIGGSCTLKNTLFALPHYSQNKFSKDFNNSQRERITRDDSVSEFDITLIYKLLQLVCGLSDPSDSVWTTEASDSLEFCLHGIKKKRNELAHENIRLSPNELVDELNALRTLFTRTIQKAGQTYSIGKCEVNSVLVSVNRQLDAIRDSRVPLETEAEYQRELLASRKARLIEEAGSESSQIFNGICQVNVAPWLMEGRSVNVMKVFIHPKLKRDETQIMQRQLSVEESYLSVSDVLQARECDGTQPHVTLLCALGGMGKSTLLKYIIDRGINKTGDVELTDNFDQILFMECRRASFSSLDAMLAFLLPRTAALLQQSEFKRTLLSLNLLVILDDVDELNKTSFSVFEEFLKVMSPGTRVIATTSRETSKIIQRQISALHKRALVLEIEGIPDNQTITFIQRSLSYIFPSNTHHHESETELFQLIRTKRSCLQEHLRSPEILSLLALSWTFAPERLNASSTLTEIFMLVEDLLVHKVLQNLTGSSPCAISTQSIVRVNLRKFLISLTGVAAECLRAGKFYIDPEDLVNLAVECQTLKLPEEYLISAFMNYTDEGVNSLSTRGCKVSFPRRSTLQYYAAWSVTQKLQEALPSTTIRQVLGLPSSGTGEAHDPSLRSMMKYLVGMLALLLPCQLKTRAKEIVCLLKDLGVKKASQWLEYIEEAKAEATIKDEILKEMGDEWEVEDFAITSTLVDLSKETQPRHLSLVATRCPSNYPHLKKILKVCAASPELRLSLHLYQHFWSEKINLSDKFLDTVTSGDSPCVMEHFAGRLSSTAITRLPASLKRLAIHITPDMLETLKTTLPLLKALEMLYLNLDASTTTDPKTIPPLNISERPIALSVDIWKITKATVEWSCDIVKALSRTYTRLVLRGSELDADGCERWMEGLRHRGVTASWLVVGSTSHITHHQQTHLQRSAAKIRCEKFIWIKV